Genomic segment of Arachnia propionica:
AGCTCGGCCAGCGCGATGTTGGGTGGAACCGATATGTCAGTGGTGTCCCCCGCCATGCTCAGCGAGATCGGCAGGAGGGCACCGACGGGGGAGCTTTCGGAGGACGGCATGGGGTTCCTTTGTCGTGCTGGCGCTGGAACGGGTTCCTCCGCCAAGGCTACTTCCTCCGGGAGGTCTCCACTACTCGAAAGTAAATTGAAATATTGATGAATGCTGCTCCACGGTTTCTTTCGAAATCCCTCGTTCGTGAACTGTGGTGTGCGTTAGGGTTGAGAACAGTTACCCGCGGTGCAGCAGGTCGCGTGCATCGCACACATCCACCACACCGGAGGACGAACCATGGCAGGTACCGTACGCATCGTTCAAGGCGGGCTCAAGGCCGGCTCCGATGCCACGCTGGAGGCTTACAACGAGGTGTCGGGGCACATCAAAGGTGTCGACGCGAGCAAGGAAGCGGCCCGGGCCGGCTGGCAGGGCCAGGGGTCGGACGCCATGTATGCGGCCGCCATGCTCTGGATCGAGAAGGCAACGGCGCTCAACAATTCGCTGCTGGGGTTCAGCGACGCACTCAAGGGGTCCGAGGCCAACTCGGGGCAGGCCGAAGTGACTCATTCCGCGGCCTTCCTGAACCTCGAGAAGCGAATGACCGGCGGCGGCGCAGTCTGAACTGCGAACGTGTTTTCGACAAAGAAAGGCGTGAATCAAAATGAGCATTGAAAAAGACATGATGGTCAACTACTCCGCCATTGATCTTCTCAGTGAAGATATCAACAAACACCACCGGGGTATCGAGGCGAGCATGGACACGCTGACCGGAAAGCTCGACCTCATGGAGAGCAGCTGGGACGGCGAAGACAGGGAAGCCTACGCCGTACGCAGAAGAGAGTGGAACCAAAAGGAGCTGGAGATGCGCTCGGCCCTTCAGCAGTTCAACATCGAGGTGTTCAACGCAAAACTCGGTTACCACGGAGCCGAGGTTCAGAACAGAAGAATCATGGACAACGTGGAAATACCCAAGGCCTGAGGTTGGATTTGGCAGTTGACCAAGTGTGAAAACGGGGCGGGAATCCTTGGATTCCCGCCCCGTTCC
This window contains:
- a CDS encoding WXG100 family type VII secretion target; the protein is MAGTVRIVQGGLKAGSDATLEAYNEVSGHIKGVDASKEAARAGWQGQGSDAMYAAAMLWIEKATALNNSLLGFSDALKGSEANSGQAEVTHSAAFLNLEKRMTGGGAV
- a CDS encoding WXG100 family type VII secretion target, with translation MSIEKDMMVNYSAIDLLSEDINKHHRGIEASMDTLTGKLDLMESSWDGEDREAYAVRRREWNQKELEMRSALQQFNIEVFNAKLGYHGAEVQNRRIMDNVEIPKA